Genomic segment of Candidatus Protochlamydia amoebophila UWE25:
TTAGCGCTTTTTGATTTTTCGTTAGACGGCTCAAGATGTTTCTCCACTAATCCTTTTGTCTCGAGCTTGCGAAGAATCTGAATAAGCTTTTGCAGCCATAATGCTTTTATATTTCTCTAATTAAATACGTTTATTATAAGTGAACATGTGATAAAAATCAGGAACTCCCTTTAAAGTTGCTATCGATATTGGTTTTGGAGATGTCGTTAATACTGTTGAATATCAATTCTCCTTACAACATGCTCTAAAGGAGCCCTTTTTGAAGGCAATATAAAGCTAACCTGTTATCCAAAGGAATTTATTTTTGTCGAAAAGTTAGAAACCATTGTCTATCGAGGCTCATTTAATAGCCGTATGAAAGACTTTCACGATCTTTATTCTATGATATCCTCTTCTCAATTGCCA
This window contains:
- a CDS encoding nucleotidyl transferase AbiEii/AbiGii toxin family protein, encoding MKLTCYPKEFIFVEKLETIVYRGSFNSRMKDFHDLYSMISSSQLPLFYNLEGVIRLVFKHRKTPLTFPITYAKDEMKQV